The Clostridium sporogenes genome contains a region encoding:
- a CDS encoding phosphatidylserine decarboxylase yields MIKYYNRKTNNYDIEKIAGEKYLNWTYSSPIGMNLLEIFIKKKFFSKIYGFYCDRKLSSKKINKFINDFEIDMSLSENQPNNFKCFNDFFTRKLKKEARPIKVDKNLLISPGDGKILAYENLSLNSVTEVKGINYSFYELINNDSLAKEYDNGTCLVLRLCPTDYHRFHFIDNGTCENTIKLDGFYYSVNPIALSKIPSLFCKNKREYAIFHSENFGDVIFMEVGATCVGSIIQTYKPNTKILKGDEKGYFKFGGSTVILFFKENTIKIDDDILNQSKLGYETSVIMGERIANKK; encoded by the coding sequence ATGATAAAATATTATAATAGAAAAACTAACAATTATGATATAGAAAAAATTGCTGGTGAAAAATATTTAAATTGGACTTATTCCTCACCTATTGGTATGAATCTTTTAGAAATCTTTATAAAAAAGAAATTTTTTTCAAAGATATATGGATTTTATTGTGATAGAAAACTAAGTAGTAAAAAAATAAATAAATTTATTAATGATTTTGAAATTGATATGTCTTTAAGTGAAAATCAACCAAATAATTTTAAATGTTTTAATGATTTTTTTACTAGAAAATTAAAAAAAGAAGCTAGACCTATAAAAGTTGATAAAAATTTATTAATATCCCCTGGTGATGGTAAAATACTTGCATATGAAAATTTAAGTCTAAATTCAGTAACTGAAGTAAAAGGAATCAATTATAGTTTTTATGAATTAATAAATAATGATTCATTAGCAAAAGAATATGATAATGGAACTTGCTTAGTTTTAAGACTATGTCCCACAGACTATCATAGATTTCATTTTATAGATAATGGTACCTGTGAAAATACTATAAAGCTAGATGGTTTTTACTATTCAGTAAATCCAATTGCATTATCTAAAATTCCTAGTCTATTTTGCAAAAACAAAAGAGAGTATGCTATTTTTCATAGTGAAAACTTTGGTGATGTAATATTTATGGAAGTTGGAGCAACCTGTGTAGGTTCTATAATACAGACTTATAAACCTAATACTAAAATTTTAAAAGGTGATGAAAAAGGGTATTTTAAATTTGGAGGATCTACAGTAATTTTATTCTTTAAAGAAAATACTATAAAAATTGATGATGATATATTAAATCAAAGCAAATTAGGATATGAAACATCTGTTATAATGGGTGAGCGTATTGCAAACAAAAAATAA
- a CDS encoding ABC1 kinase family protein, whose product MYLNSVQRFKEIIKILAFYGFGHIVDSKFNEDKAPENLRKAFEELGPTFIKIGQILSTRPDILSEPYIKELSKLQDSVPEDNYNDINKIFFEEFNISIEDAFLYFDKKPLASASISQVYSAKLHNNEEVIVKIQRPEIKEKMNMDLAILKKIFTLGKIKTFDTLIDPKDAIDELMNATNLELDFTNEKENIKKFKYFNKNLKCIYIPNTIDKYCSSKIITMEKIHGFKITDTKSLDELKYNKKDVAHKLAISILKQIFEDGFFHGDPHPGNIFIYKGKLCYIDFGIMGTLTSDLKNYLNEAMFAVAFKDVDKLISVLLSIGIKKGHINKNNLFEDINYLFDIYLSTPLKNIKMSTMLQEIFQCANNNNISLPKELTMLIRSLIIIEGILEKIDPNIQILDIAIPYVKNNNKINLFKNIDLDELILNSYKTAEDLSKIPTKTIQLLNSILNGRSKIQLNVNNLDRSINELNRMINRIVFALIISSMIIGSSFILNSNIGPKFYDISIIGILGYLIAAFMGFWLLISIIKSGKL is encoded by the coding sequence ATGTACTTAAATTCTGTTCAAAGATTTAAAGAAATAATAAAAATATTAGCATTCTATGGTTTTGGTCACATTGTAGATTCAAAATTTAACGAAGATAAAGCCCCTGAAAACTTAAGAAAAGCCTTTGAGGAGTTAGGACCTACCTTTATAAAAATAGGCCAAATATTAAGCACAAGACCTGATATATTATCAGAGCCTTATATAAAAGAATTATCCAAACTTCAGGACAGTGTACCTGAAGATAATTATAATGATATAAACAAAATATTTTTTGAGGAATTCAATATATCAATAGAAGATGCTTTTTTATATTTTGATAAAAAACCTTTAGCTTCTGCTTCCATATCCCAGGTTTATTCTGCCAAACTTCATAATAATGAAGAAGTTATAGTAAAAATTCAAAGACCAGAAATAAAAGAAAAAATGAACATGGATTTAGCTATATTAAAAAAAATATTTACTCTCGGAAAAATTAAAACCTTTGATACATTGATAGATCCTAAAGATGCTATAGATGAACTAATGAATGCAACTAATTTAGAATTAGACTTTACTAATGAAAAAGAAAATATTAAAAAGTTTAAATACTTTAATAAAAATCTAAAATGCATTTATATCCCTAACACCATAGATAAATACTGTAGCAGCAAGATAATTACTATGGAAAAAATTCATGGTTTTAAGATAACTGATACAAAGTCTTTAGATGAATTAAAGTATAATAAAAAAGATGTAGCTCATAAATTAGCTATATCTATATTAAAACAAATTTTTGAAGATGGTTTTTTTCATGGTGATCCCCACCCTGGAAATATTTTTATATATAAAGGTAAACTATGTTACATTGATTTTGGAATAATGGGTACTCTTACATCTGATTTGAAAAATTATTTAAATGAAGCTATGTTTGCTGTAGCTTTTAAAGATGTAGATAAACTTATATCTGTACTTTTGTCTATTGGAATAAAAAAAGGTCATATAAATAAAAATAATTTATTTGAAGATATAAATTATTTATTTGATATTTATCTTTCTACTCCCTTAAAAAACATAAAAATGTCCACTATGCTTCAAGAAATCTTTCAATGTGCTAATAATAATAATATTAGTTTACCTAAAGAATTAACCATGCTTATAAGAAGCTTAATTATAATAGAAGGTATATTAGAAAAAATAGATCCTAATATTCAAATATTAGATATTGCAATTCCCTATGTAAAAAACAATAACAAAATTAATCTTTTTAAAAACATTGATTTGGACGAATTAATATTAAATAGTTATAAAACTGCAGAAGATTTATCAAAAATTCCTACTAAAACTATTCAACTATTAAATAGTATTTTAAATGGTAGATCAAAAATTCAACTTAATGTCAATAATTTAGATAGATCAATTAATGAGCTAAATAGAATGATAAATAGAATAGTGTTTGCTTTAATAATATCTTCAATGATAATTGGATCCTCTTTTATACTTAATTCTAATATTGGTCCTAAATTTTATGATATATCTATAATAGGAATATTAGGATACCTTATTGCAGCCTTTATGGGTTTTTGGCTTCTTATATCTATAATAAAATCCGGTAAATTATAA
- a CDS encoding phasin family protein has translation MINEFKNILLAGIGSAAYTYEKASNLVDEMVQKGKITVNEGKELSEELKRTIDENKKCKNSSEEKQLTKEDIISIFNELNFANKNDLNDLNDKIKSLETKISQLEK, from the coding sequence GTGATAAACGAATTTAAAAATATACTTTTAGCTGGTATTGGTTCAGCGGCTTATACCTATGAGAAAGCCTCTAATTTAGTAGATGAAATGGTTCAAAAGGGTAAAATCACTGTAAATGAAGGTAAAGAATTATCTGAGGAATTAAAAAGAACTATTGATGAAAATAAAAAATGTAAAAATTCATCTGAAGAAAAGCAGCTTACAAAAGAAGATATAATTTCTATATTTAATGAATTAAACTTTGCTAATAAAAATGATTTAAATGATTTAAATGATAAAATAAAATCACTTGAAACTAAAATTTCTCAATTAGAAAAATAA
- a CDS encoding sigma 54-interacting transcriptional regulator — translation MKNSIKLEIITEDRLGMVLDILNALYNENMDIKSLEVFPKKIYMKINKKSSYNKNMLIKKIKNIKGVVTVKKIDILPHEKNEKKLFTIIDSLEEGVIFVNEKCQIEVFNKYCENLFNTLKENAIKKHIKEVLGQNQLILDALKMGKNYDNLQIFINNKNKKGMYISTARAIKDDINKTIGSVILIKDLQETIEIANSIKYKEEEAFKGIIGNSVCMENLKEICKSVAKTNSTVLIRGESGTGKELFANAIYKLSLRNNKNFVTVNCAGLQDNLIESELFGYESGSFTGAKSNGKQGFFKLANKGTIFLDEIGELPLNIQCKFLRVLQEGTIRKIGSTKEEKIDVRIIAATNRNLEEMVLKGQFREDLYYRLNVVPIVIPPLRERKEDIQLLVDNFVKILNKNFHKHIRYVDKKFINKLLKYDFPGNIRELENIIERAMNLCPDNILSDKNFIINTKYTLINNKNNENGALPLQDIVEKAEKSAIQSAVNEYKSLRKVGKVLGVSHTTVMNKVKKYGIVCK, via the coding sequence ATGAAAAATTCTATAAAATTAGAAATAATAACAGAAGATCGTTTAGGCATGGTGCTAGATATTTTAAATGCTTTATATAACGAGAATATGGATATAAAATCTCTAGAGGTGTTTCCTAAAAAAATATATATGAAAATAAACAAAAAGAGTTCATACAACAAAAATATGCTAATTAAAAAAATAAAAAATATAAAAGGCGTAGTAACAGTAAAAAAAATAGATATATTACCTCATGAAAAAAATGAAAAAAAACTATTTACTATAATTGATTCTTTAGAAGAGGGCGTAATTTTTGTAAATGAAAAATGCCAGATAGAAGTTTTTAATAAGTATTGTGAAAATCTATTTAATACTTTAAAAGAAAATGCAATCAAAAAACATATAAAAGAAGTTTTGGGACAAAATCAACTTATATTAGATGCTTTAAAAATGGGGAAAAATTATGATAATTTACAAATTTTTATCAATAATAAGAATAAAAAAGGAATGTATATATCTACAGCAAGGGCTATTAAGGATGACATAAATAAAACAATAGGTTCTGTTATATTAATAAAAGATTTACAAGAGACTATTGAAATAGCAAATTCTATTAAATATAAAGAAGAAGAAGCATTTAAAGGAATAATAGGAAATAGTGTTTGTATGGAAAATTTAAAAGAAATATGCAAATCAGTTGCTAAAACAAATTCAACAGTATTAATTCGTGGAGAATCTGGAACCGGAAAAGAACTTTTTGCAAATGCTATATATAAATTAAGTCTAAGAAACAATAAAAATTTTGTTACTGTAAATTGTGCTGGGCTGCAGGATAATTTAATAGAAAGTGAACTTTTTGGTTATGAATCAGGAAGTTTTACAGGAGCTAAATCTAATGGAAAACAAGGATTTTTTAAGCTAGCTAATAAAGGCACTATATTTTTAGATGAAATTGGAGAGCTTCCTCTTAATATTCAATGTAAGTTTTTAAGAGTGCTGCAAGAGGGGACTATAAGAAAAATAGGAAGTACCAAGGAAGAAAAAATAGATGTAAGGATAATTGCGGCTACTAATAGAAACTTAGAGGAAATGGTTTTAAAGGGACAATTTAGAGAAGATTTATACTATAGATTAAATGTAGTACCTATAGTTATACCTCCACTAAGAGAAAGAAAAGAAGATATACAGTTATTGGTAGATAATTTTGTTAAAATTTTAAATAAAAATTTTCATAAACATATTAGATATGTAGATAAGAAATTTATAAACAAATTATTAAAATATGATTTCCCAGGTAATATTAGGGAACTGGAAAATATAATTGAAAGGGCTATGAACTTATGTCCAGACAATATATTAAGTGATAAAAATTTCATTATAAATACTAAGTATACATTAATAAATAATAAAAATAATGAAAATGGTGCACTACCTTTACAAGATATAGTAGAGAAGGCAGAAAAATCTGCTATACAGAGTGCAGTGAATGAATATAAAAGTTTAAGAAAGGTAGGTAAAGTATTAGGGGTTTCCCATACCACTGTAATGAATAAAGTAAAAAAGTATGGAATAGTCTGTAAATAA
- the megL gene encoding methionine gamma-lyase produces the protein MENIEKMGFATKAIHGGHIGDKQFGSLATPIYQTSTFIFDSAEQGGRRFAGEESGYIYSRLGNPTSTEVENKLALLEGGEAAVVAASGMGAIAASLWSALKSGDHVVASDTLYGCTFALLNHGLTRYGVEVTFVDVSNLDEVKNALKPNTKVVYLETPANPTLKVTDIRKISNMVHESNKECFVFVDNTFCTPYIQRPLELGADVVVHSATKYLNGHGDVIAGFAVGKEEFINQVKLFGIKDMTGSVTGPFESFLIIRGMKTLQLRMEKHCKNAMEVAKFLEAHPAVEKVYYPGLESFQYYQLAREQMKLPGAMISFELKGGVEEGKIVMNNVRLATLAVSLGDSETLIQHPASMTHSPYTAEERKAAGISDGLVRLSVGLEDAEDIINDLKQALDLIVK, from the coding sequence ATGGAGAACATTGAAAAAATGGGGTTTGCCACAAAAGCTATACATGGAGGACATATAGGAGATAAACAGTTTGGTTCATTAGCAACACCAATATATCAAACATCTACATTTATATTTGATTCTGCAGAGCAGGGGGGAAGAAGATTTGCAGGAGAAGAAAGTGGATATATATATTCAAGGTTAGGTAATCCTACATCTACAGAAGTAGAGAATAAATTGGCTTTGTTAGAAGGTGGAGAAGCAGCTGTTGTAGCAGCATCAGGTATGGGTGCTATAGCAGCATCTTTGTGGTCAGCTTTAAAATCAGGAGATCATGTAGTTGCATCAGATACTTTATATGGGTGCACATTTGCATTATTAAATCATGGATTAACAAGATATGGAGTAGAGGTTACATTTGTAGATGTATCTAATTTAGATGAGGTAAAGAATGCATTAAAACCAAATACTAAAGTAGTTTATTTGGAAACTCCAGCTAATCCAACACTAAAGGTTACTGATATTAGAAAGATATCAAATATGGTTCATGAGAGTAATAAAGAGTGTTTTGTTTTTGTTGATAATACTTTTTGCACGCCATACATACAAAGACCATTAGAATTAGGTGCTGATGTGGTTGTACATTCTGCTACTAAATATTTAAATGGTCATGGTGATGTTATAGCTGGATTTGCAGTAGGAAAAGAAGAATTTATAAATCAAGTTAAATTATTTGGTATAAAAGATATGACAGGATCAGTTACAGGACCTTTTGAGTCATTCTTAATAATAAGAGGAATGAAAACATTACAATTAAGAATGGAAAAACATTGTAAAAATGCTATGGAAGTAGCAAAGTTTTTAGAAGCACATCCAGCAGTTGAAAAAGTTTATTATCCAGGATTGGAAAGCTTTCAATACTATCAGCTTGCTAGAGAGCAGATGAAGTTACCTGGTGCTATGATATCTTTTGAGTTAAAGGGCGGAGTAGAAGAAGGAAAAATAGTTATGAATAATGTTAGATTAGCAACTCTTGCAGTAAGTCTTGGAGATTCAGAAACACTAATTCAGCATCCAGCATCAATGACTCATTCCCCTTATACAGCAGAAGAAAGAAAAGCAGCTGGTATAAGCGATGGATTAGTAAGATTATCTGTAGGCCTTGAAGATGCGGAAGATATAATAAATGATTTAAAACAAGCTTTAGATTTAATAGTTAAGTAA
- a CDS encoding nucleoside deaminase, giving the protein MDSYIEYAIIEAKKALAIGEVPVGAVIVKENKIIAKSHNLKEALKDPTAHAEVLAIKKACKILENWRLKGCKMYVTLEPCAMCASAIIQSRISELHIGTFDPVGGACGSVINITNNSYLKSNLSIEWLYDDECSKIITNFFENIRKNI; this is encoded by the coding sequence ATGGATAGTTATATAGAATATGCAATAATTGAAGCAAAAAAAGCATTAGCAATAGGAGAAGTACCTGTTGGGGCTGTTATAGTTAAAGAAAATAAAATTATAGCAAAAAGTCATAATTTAAAAGAGGCATTAAAGGATCCAACAGCTCATGCGGAAGTATTAGCTATAAAAAAGGCATGTAAGATACTTGAAAACTGGAGATTAAAAGGATGTAAGATGTATGTAACATTAGAACCCTGTGCTATGTGTGCTAGTGCAATAATTCAATCTAGAATAAGTGAATTACATATAGGAACTTTTGATCCAGTAGGAGGAGCTTGTGGATCAGTAATAAACATTACAAATAATAGTTATTTAAAAAGTAATTTAAGCATTGAGTGGTTATATGATGATGAGTGTAGTAAAATAATAACAAATTTTTTCGAAAATATTAGAAAAAATATATAA
- the dnaX gene encoding DNA polymerase III subunit gamma/tau: MGYTALYREWRPRTFKEVVGQKHITVTLKNQVIEKRIAHAYLFCGTRGTGKTSTAKILSKAVNCLNLKDGEPCNECEICNKINSGTLMDVIEMDAASKRKLEDIKEVIENVKYPPQEGKNKVYIMDEVHMLTQEAVNAFLKTLEEPPSNVIFILATTDPQKLPITILSRCQRFDFRRIRNEEIFERLRSIVSEQGIYADDKSLNLIARMSDGAMRDALSILDQVISTGDGKVEYDQVLDMLGLVTNENLLRITNSIIEKDVEKSMRIIEDIVLSGKDIYNFIKDMITHLRNILMVKVSKNPNEILDMSSENIDLVKEQAEKIRIEEIMRNIKILQEAEQQSKWVKQSRIYLELAVLKMCKIEYDTSKEVILSRLNKIEELIKSGNIKLAMKEEKKKTESKEFDIKKIKENIKDDKIEENLIEEYNKDSKLTVETVKKMWHDILEAFKARRLMVLYAALVTANITNCKEGTITLNYNKQYSFNKKRLEKPENNKIVQEIFSEVLKEKIRIIYTVEEKAKEENLSEEILKNTFGENILEIIDE, encoded by the coding sequence GTGGGTTATACCGCATTATATAGAGAGTGGAGACCAAGAACATTTAAAGAAGTAGTTGGACAAAAACATATAACAGTAACACTTAAGAATCAAGTTATAGAAAAAAGAATAGCTCATGCTTATCTTTTTTGTGGAACAAGGGGTACTGGAAAAACCTCTACAGCTAAAATACTATCAAAGGCAGTAAATTGTTTAAATCTTAAGGATGGCGAACCTTGTAATGAATGTGAAATTTGTAATAAAATAAATAGTGGAACTTTAATGGATGTAATAGAAATGGATGCTGCATCTAAGAGAAAATTAGAGGATATAAAAGAAGTTATAGAAAATGTAAAATATCCACCACAGGAAGGAAAAAACAAGGTTTACATAATGGATGAGGTTCATATGTTAACTCAAGAAGCAGTAAATGCTTTTTTAAAAACTTTAGAAGAACCTCCAAGTAATGTAATATTCATATTAGCAACCACAGATCCTCAAAAATTACCTATAACTATATTATCTAGATGTCAAAGATTTGATTTTAGAAGAATAAGAAATGAAGAAATATTTGAAAGGCTTAGATCAATAGTATCAGAACAGGGAATATATGCAGATGATAAAAGCCTTAATCTTATAGCTAGAATGTCAGATGGGGCTATGAGAGATGCTCTTAGTATATTAGATCAAGTTATATCTACTGGAGATGGGAAAGTAGAATATGATCAAGTTTTAGATATGTTAGGATTAGTTACTAATGAAAATCTTCTAAGAATTACAAACAGTATAATAGAAAAAGATGTAGAAAAATCTATGAGAATAATAGAAGATATAGTATTAAGTGGAAAAGATATATATAATTTTATAAAAGATATGATAACCCATCTTAGAAATATACTTATGGTTAAAGTAAGTAAAAATCCAAATGAAATATTAGATATGTCCAGTGAAAATATTGATTTAGTAAAAGAGCAGGCTGAAAAAATAAGAATAGAAGAAATAATGAGGAATATAAAAATACTTCAAGAGGCAGAACAACAATCTAAATGGGTAAAACAAAGTAGAATATATTTAGAATTGGCTGTACTTAAAATGTGTAAAATAGAATATGATACATCTAAAGAAGTAATACTTTCAAGGCTTAATAAAATAGAAGAGCTTATAAAATCAGGTAATATAAAATTAGCAATGAAGGAAGAAAAGAAAAAAACAGAATCAAAAGAATTTGATATAAAAAAAATAAAAGAAAATATAAAAGATGATAAAATAGAAGAAAATTTAATAGAAGAATATAATAAAGACTCTAAATTAACCGTAGAAACTGTAAAAAAAATGTGGCATGATATATTAGAAGCTTTTAAAGCAAGAAGACTTATGGTGTTATATGCAGCATTAGTTACGGCTAATATAACAAATTGCAAAGAAGGTACTATTACCTTAAATTATAATAAGCAATATTCTTTTAATAAAAAAAGATTAGAAAAACCAGAAAATAATAAAATAGTACAAGAAATTTTTTCTGAGGTACTAAAAGAAAAGATTAGAATAATATATACTGTAGAAGAAAAGGCTAAGGAAGAAAATTTATCAGAAGAAATTTTAAAAAATACTTTTGGAGAGAATATACTAGAAATAATTGATGAATAG
- a CDS encoding YbaB/EbfC family nucleoid-associated protein, with amino-acid sequence MAKGGFPNMGGANMNNLIKQAQKLQQDMEKMQGEMEKKEFSATVGGGAVIAVANGKKQIIDIKIKPEVVDEDDIEMLQDLIMSACNEALKKAEEDTSSEMKRLTGGMNLPGMF; translated from the coding sequence ATGGCAAAAGGTGGATTCCCTAACATGGGTGGAGCAAATATGAATAACTTAATAAAACAGGCTCAAAAACTTCAACAAGATATGGAAAAAATGCAAGGAGAAATGGAAAAGAAAGAGTTTTCAGCTACAGTCGGAGGAGGAGCAGTTATAGCTGTTGCTAATGGCAAGAAACAAATAATAGACATAAAAATCAAACCAGAAGTTGTAGATGAAGATGACATAGAAATGCTTCAAGATTTAATAATGAGTGCATGCAATGAAGCTTTGAAGAAGGCTGAAGAAGACACTTCAAGTGAAATGAAAAGATTAACTGGAGGAATGAACTTACCAGGAATGTTCTAA
- the recR gene encoding recombination mediator RecR: MDFYPIAIEKLIEEFAKLPGIGYKTAQRLTLYVLNLPKEEVKEFSEALIKARGTIKYCSVCGNFTDKDPCAICSNPNRDKAIICVIEQPKDIMSMEKIREYNGVYHVLHGNISPMAGRGPEDIKLRELIRRVDGSVNEVIVATNPNVEGEATAMYISKILKPLGVKVTRIAHGVPVGGDLEYADEVTLAKALEGRIEL, translated from the coding sequence TTGGATTTTTATCCTATAGCTATAGAAAAATTAATAGAGGAGTTTGCTAAATTACCGGGTATAGGTTATAAAACAGCTCAAAGACTTACTCTATATGTACTAAATTTACCCAAAGAAGAGGTAAAAGAATTTTCAGAGGCCTTAATAAAAGCTAGAGGCACAATTAAATATTGTTCTGTATGTGGTAATTTTACAGATAAGGATCCCTGTGCTATATGCAGCAATCCTAATAGGGATAAAGCTATTATTTGTGTAATAGAACAACCTAAGGATATAATGTCTATGGAGAAAATAAGAGAATATAATGGAGTATACCATGTATTACATGGCAATATATCTCCTATGGCAGGAAGAGGTCCAGAAGACATAAAATTACGAGAATTAATAAGAAGAGTAGATGGTAGTGTAAATGAAGTTATAGTTGCTACTAATCCTAATGTAGAAGGAGAAGCAACAGCTATGTATATATCTAAAATATTAAAACCTCTAGGAGTTAAAGTTACAAGAATTGCCCACGGAGTACCAGTAGGTGGGGATTTAGAATATGCAGATGAGGTTACTTTAGCTAAAGCTTTAGAAGGAAGAATAGAATTATAA
- a CDS encoding YaaL family protein yields the protein MGGFFIMKKLNNMQNEKKLLLESIDSVVSEINNIRRLFENASDPKLIDYAIYMEEALKAKYIYLLKEAKEKGIKVEYCDTIKEVEVG from the coding sequence ATGGGAGGTTTTTTTATAATGAAAAAATTAAATAATATGCAAAACGAAAAAAAATTATTACTAGAATCTATAGACAGTGTAGTATCAGAGATAAATAATATAAGAAGATTGTTTGAGAATGCAAGTGATCCTAAATTAATTGACTATGCTATATATATGGAAGAGGCATTAAAAGCTAAATATATTTATCTTTTAAAAGAAGCTAAAGAAAAAGGCATTAAGGTAGAATATTGTGATACTATAAAAGAAGTTGAAGTAGGATAA
- a CDS encoding pro-sigmaK processing inhibitor BofA family protein produces the protein MGIEYIAYFILAIFLLFIVVKIFSWPLKVLLSLIGNAILGTVLLFILNVIGGAFNFYIGINIWTALIAGFFGIPGVIFLIIFKLFL, from the coding sequence ATGGGAATAGAATATATTGCTTATTTTATTTTAGCTATATTTTTGTTGTTTATAGTGGTAAAAATATTTTCATGGCCATTAAAAGTCCTATTAAGTTTAATAGGAAATGCTATTTTAGGAACAGTATTGTTATTTATTTTAAATGTGATTGGAGGAGCTTTCAATTTTTACATAGGTATAAATATATGGACGGCATTAATAGCGGGGTTCTTTGGAATACCAGGGGTTATATTTCTTATAATATTTAAATTATTTTTATAA
- the sfsA gene encoding DNA/RNA nuclease SfsA yields the protein MKITKNILKAEFIKRPNRFQAYVKINKEIEMVHVPNTGRCREILTPGSTVILREENNINRKTRYDLIAGYKGDMLISIDSQIPNKVVHEALMNFKIEILKEYTNIKREKTFGKSRFDFKLEKETGQIYYLEVKGVTLENDGLTMFPDAPTERGTKHILELIDVKNKGMGAGVLFLIQLNGAKKFTPHHKMDENFGKALRLAKQKGVDILAYDCLVEESSISLNNPVPIEI from the coding sequence TTGAAAATAACTAAAAATATATTAAAAGCTGAATTTATAAAAAGGCCAAATAGATTTCAAGCTTATGTAAAAATAAATAAGGAAATAGAAATGGTTCATGTACCTAATACTGGAAGATGTAGAGAGATATTAACGCCAGGCTCTACGGTTATATTGAGGGAAGAAAATAATATAAATAGAAAAACTCGATATGATTTAATAGCTGGATATAAAGGAGATATGCTTATAAGTATAGATTCCCAAATACCTAATAAGGTAGTTCATGAAGCATTAATGAACTTTAAAATAGAAATTCTTAAAGAATATACTAACATTAAAAGGGAAAAAACCTTTGGGAAAAGTAGATTTGATTTTAAATTAGAGAAAGAAACCGGACAAATATACTATTTAGAAGTAAAAGGGGTAACTCTTGAAAATGATGGTTTAACTATGTTTCCAGATGCCCCTACAGAAAGGGGAACAAAACATATATTAGAACTTATAGATGTAAAAAATAAAGGGATGGGAGCAGGAGTATTATTTTTAATACAATTAAATGGTGCAAAAAAATTTACGCCGCATCATAAAATGGATGAGAATTTTGGAAAAGCTTTAAGGTTAGCAAAACAAAAGGGTGTAGATATTTTAGCCTATGATTGTTTAGTTGAAGAGAGTAGTATTTCTTTAAATAATCCTGTACCAATAGAAATCTAA
- a CDS encoding NAD(+) diphosphatase produces MKFKYCPLCGEKLIEKYSWDEGGVPYCKNHNIMYFDTPKPCIVVGVIKEEQVLLLKQSYIFKNSKVLLSGYVSSGETVEEAVHREVKEEAGINIKDLKYLGSDYLESKDIVMITFMATYKDGILNKSEEVEWINWIPIKEAIDHMEEDEIGKKIIRKIMCE; encoded by the coding sequence ATGAAATTTAAATACTGTCCACTATGTGGGGAAAAGTTAATTGAAAAATATAGTTGGGATGAAGGGGGAGTCCCATACTGTAAAAATCATAATATAATGTATTTTGATACTCCTAAGCCATGTATTGTAGTAGGTGTAATTAAAGAAGAGCAGGTTTTGTTATTAAAGCAAAGCTACATATTTAAAAATTCTAAAGTCCTTCTATCAGGGTATGTATCTAGTGGAGAGACAGTTGAAGAAGCTGTTCACAGGGAAGTTAAAGAAGAAGCTGGTATTAATATAAAAGATTTAAAATATTTAGGAAGTGATTATCTAGAAAGTAAAGATATAGTTATGATTACATTTATGGCAACATATAAAGACGGAATCTTAAACAAATCAGAAGAAGTAGAATGGATTAATTGGATACCTATAAAAGAAGCTATAGATCATATGGAAGAAGATGAAATAGGGAAAAAAATAATAAGAAAAATAATGTGTGAATAA